The Flavobacterium piscisymbiosum genome includes a region encoding these proteins:
- a CDS encoding Fic family protein, translated as MATPGEKLAESLEILRNLQKDQNIVAIKTTEISRTHRERLIKNGFLKEVSKGWYIATNPYEGTGDSTSWYTSYWQFCSRYLADKYGNNYSISPDQSLLIHSGNTTVPKQLIVSALDGSNKSIPLLYGTSLLEMKSPLPYKDSIVEIDGIRMLSLQSALIYCSAAMFERNAVDVRAAMALITDASEILGPLLEGSHTVIAGRLAGAFRNIGQDRIADTILKTMKAADYKVREVDPFNSKSSVALTFRDRSPYVNRIKLMWDGWRDVVIKHFPQEPGLPENKEEYLRAVEEIYLTDAYHSLSIERYVVSIELIEKVRTGDWDIQGNDVDRNHRNAMAARGYWLATQVVKKSLNKILQGHNAGKTADDDHTDWYQELFAPSVTAGILKPSDLAGYRTNQVYISNSLHVPLNRDAVRDAMPTLFELLANETNAGVRAVLGHFIFVYIHPYMDGNGRMARFLMNVMLASGGFPWTVIPVEQRDGYMAALESASVGGNIEPFAQFLSKLVDESLKGKPAAKI; from the coding sequence ATGGCAACACCGGGTGAAAAATTAGCTGAATCGCTAGAAATCCTTCGCAATTTGCAGAAAGATCAGAATATTGTTGCAATAAAAACAACTGAAATTAGTAGAACACATCGCGAACGACTTATTAAAAATGGTTTTTTAAAAGAGGTATCAAAAGGTTGGTATATAGCAACAAATCCGTATGAAGGCACAGGAGATAGCACGTCTTGGTATACATCTTATTGGCAATTTTGTTCTCGTTATCTAGCTGATAAATATGGAAATAATTATTCCATCTCACCTGATCAATCTTTATTGATACATTCAGGAAATACAACTGTGCCAAAACAACTTATTGTGAGTGCCTTGGATGGGTCGAATAAAAGTATACCATTATTGTACGGAACCTCTTTATTAGAAATGAAATCACCTCTTCCTTACAAAGATAGTATTGTTGAGATAGATGGTATTAGAATGTTGTCTTTGCAGTCTGCGTTAATTTATTGCTCAGCTGCAATGTTCGAAAGAAATGCAGTCGATGTACGAGCCGCTATGGCTTTAATTACTGATGCATCCGAAATTCTCGGTCCACTTCTTGAGGGATCACATACGGTTATAGCGGGAAGATTAGCTGGTGCATTTCGAAATATTGGTCAGGATCGAATTGCAGATACTATCCTAAAAACTATGAAAGCCGCCGATTATAAGGTACGTGAGGTTGATCCATTCAACAGTAAATCTTCTGTTGCATTAACATTTAGAGATAGATCTCCCTATGTAAATCGTATCAAACTAATGTGGGATGGATGGCGTGATGTAGTCATAAAACATTTTCCTCAAGAGCCTGGATTACCAGAAAATAAAGAGGAATATCTTCGTGCTGTAGAGGAGATATATCTTACTGATGCCTATCATTCTCTCTCTATAGAAAGATATGTAGTATCTATTGAATTAATTGAAAAAGTACGTACAGGAGATTGGGATATACAAGGAAATGATGTTGACAGAAATCATAGAAATGCAATGGCAGCAAGAGGCTACTGGCTAGCTACACAGGTGGTGAAGAAAAGTTTGAATAAAATTCTGCAGGGGCATAATGCAGGAAAAACAGCTGATGATGATCATACGGACTGGTACCAGGAATTATTTGCTCCAAGTGTAACGGCAGGAATTTTAAAGCCTTCTGATTTAGCTGGATATAGAACCAATCAAGTTTATATATCTAACTCTTTGCATGTACCATTAAATAGAGATGCAGTGCGAGATGCAATGCCTACGCTCTTTGAATTGCTGGCAAATGAAACAAACGCAGGAGTGCGTGCGGTACTTGGTCATTTTATTTTTGTATATATACATCCTTACATGGATGGTAATGGAAGGATGGCAAGATTTTTAATGAATGTTATGCTGGCTTCGGGAGGGTTTCCCTGGACAGTAATTCCCGTTGAGCAACGTGATGGTTATATGGCAGCACTTGAGAGTGCAAGTGTTGGAGGAAATATAGAACCATTTGCACAATTTCTTTCAAAATTAGTCGATGAGAGTTTGAAAGGAAAACCTGCTGCAAAAATATAA
- a CDS encoding dynamin family protein, with protein MNKNIEKLLFISESLGLNDIIIELKFIEQRSNEVNKELVIPIVGEFSSGKTTLINSLTHSKKLETASKPTTATVYEIHFECKRELVELFYSDGRIDIVDDISSFKNDQLDDVPLIKVYDTSNKISSTTILVDTPGLSSNNPRHIESLSKYLPNADALLLFIDVNQQITKSLLDFLTINSLTYLPLYLVVTKTDTKTSSEINDVRAYIAKTINLPLENIISISSVKNELEEFYSLMNNIQKNKNQIIDRVLNFRLENISKYLINHIEELIKNSSSDATLDNEVKSQKRTLEKLNFAIEKLISDTRCNLEDIGDAAKREFENHVSDKLDAIISKQDTNADSQAVGIINSTANITLSNYQDNVRKSLYLLANVRKSSDLEIPLRFLDSVDLSNVKMDSFEYNIDLSGAGQETVRNISIGLKIAAAVTAVAITAGAATAAIAPASVVSTGVVGTEAAITASTLVNVADTVTDVANIASNIRTQKGLLKFEKIGHYVEMTKSNISLVNDYNVKAGSMIGANKEQGFVESIVGNLTDGVLGKPQRKKMIDSYLESNLIPQFKSRMSNISSTLLSEIKNSLENEAAQKIAQMESNLLELQKLSKNEKELFTDRINQLKEFKSKLL; from the coding sequence ATGAATAAAAATATTGAAAAATTATTGTTTATTTCTGAGTCACTAGGTTTGAACGATATTATAATTGAATTAAAATTTATTGAACAAAGATCAAACGAAGTGAATAAAGAACTTGTTATTCCTATTGTTGGGGAATTTAGTTCAGGAAAAACTACATTAATTAATTCTTTGACTCATAGTAAAAAATTAGAAACAGCATCTAAACCTACGACCGCGACTGTTTACGAAATACATTTTGAATGTAAAAGAGAGCTTGTAGAGTTATTTTATAGTGATGGTAGAATTGATATTGTTGATGATATTAGTAGTTTTAAAAATGATCAACTTGATGATGTTCCATTAATAAAAGTATATGATACATCAAATAAGATTTCATCAACAACTATTTTAGTTGATACGCCTGGATTGTCCTCAAATAACCCAAGGCATATTGAGTCGTTAAGCAAATATTTACCAAATGCTGATGCTTTATTACTGTTTATTGATGTAAACCAACAAATAACTAAATCCTTGCTTGATTTTCTTACGATAAACTCATTGACTTATTTGCCATTGTATCTAGTCGTGACAAAAACTGATACAAAAACTAGTTCGGAAATTAATGATGTAAGAGCATATATTGCCAAAACAATTAATTTGCCTTTAGAAAATATAATAAGTATCTCTTCTGTCAAAAATGAATTAGAAGAATTTTATAGTTTGATGAATAATATTCAAAAAAATAAAAATCAAATCATTGATAGAGTTTTAAATTTTAGGTTAGAAAATATTTCAAAATATTTAATAAATCATATCGAGGAGCTAATTAAAAATTCCTCTTCGGATGCTACTTTAGATAATGAAGTTAAATCTCAAAAGAGAACATTAGAAAAATTAAACTTTGCGATAGAAAAATTAATAAGTGACACAAGATGTAATTTGGAAGATATTGGAGACGCTGCAAAAAGAGAATTTGAAAATCATGTTTCTGATAAATTAGATGCCATTATTAGCAAGCAAGATACGAATGCAGACTCTCAAGCGGTAGGTATTATAAATAGTACGGCAAATATTACATTGTCAAATTATCAAGACAATGTACGTAAGAGTCTTTATTTGCTGGCTAATGTACGTAAGAGCTCAGATTTAGAAATTCCTTTACGCTTTTTAGATAGTGTTGATCTATCTAATGTTAAAATGGATTCATTTGAGTACAATATTGATTTATCAGGCGCAGGACAAGAAACTGTGAGAAATATTTCTATAGGATTGAAAATTGCTGCAGCGGTAACAGCAGTAGCAATTACGGCTGGAGCTGCAACTGCAGCAATTGCACCCGCATCAGTAGTATCGACTGGAGTAGTAGGAACAGAGGCTGCAATTACAGCTAGTACATTAGTTAATGTTGCTGATACTGTTACTGATGTTGCAAATATTGCATCAAACATACGTACTCAAAAAGGTTTACTAAAATTTGAAAAAATTGGACATTACGTAGAAATGACCAAATCGAATATTTCTTTAGTAAATGATTATAATGTGAAGGCGGGTTCAATGATTGGTGCAAATAAGGAACAAGGATTTGTTGAATCAATTGTAGGCAATCTTACAGATGGAGTGTTAGGGAAACCGCAAAGAAAAAAAATGATTGATAGTTATTTAGAAAGTAATTTAATTCCTCAATTTAAATCAAGAATGAGTAATATTTCGTCTACACTGTTGTCAGAAATTAAAAATAGTTTAGAAAATGAAGCAGCGCAAAAAATAGCTCAGATGGAATCAAATTTACTTGAATTACAAAAATTAAGTAAAAATGAAAAAGAGTTATTTACAGATAGAATAAATCAATTGAAAGAATTCAAATCTAAATTATTATAA
- a CDS encoding dynamin family protein: protein MNLETIIIILVFLGAFVICLIIKCKKNQKELNCDAQNKELLNFDEIKRLNVQLVEIQKENLKLESKINNCNFQGSLKLNVDNEYIKGEVSQNIEDKEFEKEVVVGTNTDYETKYSKNIQSLKDEIEELEEDIKSLNSKVKIAKSENDVLSNQVYYLKKAKHNLEDENDELIKSNIQHVEQFKADQSSLTFINDILTAENVSTDDFENISKKTLVIVSHLKNEVRNCLLEIDRNIQHPSDEECDYWRNLELKDWIKNKKVIGIVGEFSSGKTSIINRILLQDDPEAVPLPVNSKETTAIPTYISKGIDFNCHFYSPSGELKKITKKTFESLTKSELDKINISSLIKYFVVSYNNPRLENISIVDTPGFGSNSNDVIKRTVDVVKDCDALFWVIDPNAGALNQSSLTVIKNHLDSIPLYLIINKCDNKSPADLDITQKEIEETIKKNEIKINGIIRFSNKYDVVGLMELISQVRGRKHLGIIKEVLNEVDKLIKENTSTLKKELNQQKIYSNEEDAIKYKLKRIEKDVQYSAGNIEQLVKFETSFWSKDYFRIEKNDHSEFELNLSSISELSSTITKESENHSVLIKKQAESNERISIIKSQLKKLQSAKTNFIKTVEIYNPNLLI from the coding sequence ATGAATTTAGAAACAATAATAATTATTTTGGTTTTTTTAGGTGCTTTCGTTATATGCTTAATCATTAAATGTAAAAAGAATCAAAAAGAATTAAATTGCGATGCGCAAAATAAGGAATTGTTAAATTTTGATGAAATTAAAAGACTCAATGTTCAACTTGTTGAAATTCAAAAAGAAAATTTAAAATTAGAATCGAAAATTAATAATTGTAATTTTCAGGGAAGTCTAAAATTAAACGTTGATAATGAATATATCAAAGGAGAGGTAAGTCAAAATATTGAAGATAAGGAATTTGAAAAAGAAGTTGTAGTTGGGACTAATACAGATTATGAAACAAAATATTCAAAAAATATTCAAAGTCTCAAAGATGAAATCGAAGAATTAGAAGAGGATATTAAAAGTTTAAATTCTAAAGTAAAAATTGCTAAATCAGAGAATGATGTATTGTCAAATCAAGTATATTATTTAAAAAAAGCTAAACATAATTTAGAAGATGAAAATGATGAATTAATTAAAAGTAATATTCAGCATGTAGAACAATTTAAAGCAGACCAGAGTTCTTTAACTTTTATAAACGATATATTAACGGCAGAAAATGTATCTACAGATGATTTCGAAAATATTTCAAAAAAAACACTTGTAATAGTCAGTCATCTAAAGAATGAAGTTAGAAATTGCTTATTGGAGATTGATAGAAATATCCAACATCCTTCAGATGAAGAATGTGATTATTGGCGAAATTTAGAATTAAAAGATTGGATTAAAAATAAAAAAGTAATTGGAATTGTTGGAGAGTTTTCATCTGGTAAAACCTCCATCATAAATAGAATTCTGTTACAAGATGATCCTGAAGCAGTACCATTGCCTGTTAATTCTAAAGAAACTACTGCAATACCTACATACATTTCTAAAGGTATTGACTTTAATTGTCATTTTTATTCTCCTTCCGGAGAACTAAAAAAGATTACAAAGAAAACTTTTGAGTCATTAACAAAATCTGAGTTAGACAAAATTAATATTTCATCCTTAATAAAATATTTTGTAGTGTCTTATAATAATCCAAGATTAGAAAATATCAGTATTGTAGACACGCCCGGTTTTGGTTCGAACAGTAATGATGTAATTAAAAGAACAGTTGATGTTGTAAAAGATTGTGATGCATTGTTTTGGGTAATTGATCCAAATGCTGGTGCTTTAAATCAGTCGTCACTTACTGTTATTAAAAATCATTTAGATTCTATTCCATTATATTTAATTATTAATAAATGTGATAATAAAAGCCCGGCAGATCTTGATATAACGCAGAAAGAAATTGAAGAAACTATTAAAAAAAATGAAATAAAGATAAATGGAATAATTCGATTTTCTAACAAATATGACGTAGTAGGACTGATGGAATTAATCAGTCAAGTTAGAGGAAGAAAACATTTGGGGATTATTAAAGAGGTATTGAATGAAGTCGATAAATTAATTAAAGAAAATACTTCTACTTTAAAAAAGGAGTTGAATCAGCAGAAAATTTATAGCAATGAAGAAGATGCAATAAAGTACAAATTAAAGCGAATTGAAAAAGACGTTCAATATTCAGCAGGAAATATTGAACAATTAGTTAAGTTTGAAACGTCTTTTTGGAGTAAAGATTACTTTAGAATAGAAAAAAACGATCATAGTGAGTTTGAACTTAATTTAAGTTCAATATCAGAACTATCAAGTACTATTACCAAAGAAAGTGAAAATCATTCGGTTCTTATTAAAAAACAAGCGGAGTCGAATGAAAGAATCAGTATCATTAAAAGCCAATTAAAAAAATTACAATCAGCTAAGACGAATTTCATCAAGACAGTAGAGATTTATAACCCTAACTTATTAATATAA
- a CDS encoding dynamin family protein produces the protein MQSNIFQDIQDKTNQLKKYVQHALDSNWINVEKFNEVIQKVENDKLTIGVIGQMKCGKSTFLNALIFQDEVLPAATTPMTASLCIITYGEEKSLDIEFFTTNEWDDLKYQASRSLEDVKSDENLVSKIKAAKEIISKSITIEHEINSLLGTKKKDDLANLIQYVGANGKYIAITKSVKIYYPLDYLKGVEIVDTPGFNDPVVSREERTKDFLSKADVVVMLLSAARPFDRSDKDIIYNKIRTIGMGKILIGVNKYDLSYEQGETPNQIISYVKAELLKASEEFKNSFIGELVNEHAPLLISTNMALMSKLPISRITQNENLKHYYDKALGVFEISSQAEMFEKSLMKEFEKAVKDIILKSKDEILLNKAKNQIKEIGSNRNDELVKEIGEVANVIKILETPNEELPELQKSAQKVKRRINRKIDNLEVDITEILLKNIKKVANETEDSLAASKKRCYRIIDDATAFSSEDAIYHKFNAEFESLDRKTKRDFENFNDEINSSIKKEINNFLYEIKEIVDDYVEDFDIKEYFGKIKKELLQDLVSIQIVDLITKYDNLTVKERDSLIKELGTAVLIGALAIPIMVTDLFNFKSDLRELVSDNYSLFDLGRISLNVKGNGEELINNVKKMFLDDFINPIEQQIDDVINNTTNRENDLKINKEKLENLKSAKSLIESQIKQMKELESYL, from the coding sequence ATGCAATCAAATATTTTTCAAGATATACAAGATAAAACAAATCAATTAAAGAAGTATGTGCAGCACGCTTTGGATAGTAATTGGATTAATGTGGAAAAGTTCAATGAAGTAATCCAAAAAGTTGAGAATGACAAATTAACCATTGGTGTAATTGGTCAAATGAAATGTGGTAAATCTACCTTTCTAAATGCATTAATTTTTCAAGATGAGGTTTTGCCAGCTGCAACCACACCGATGACAGCGTCTCTGTGTATAATTACTTATGGAGAAGAAAAAAGCTTAGACATTGAGTTCTTTACTACAAATGAATGGGATGATTTAAAGTATCAGGCCTCAAGGAGTTTAGAAGATGTAAAATCCGATGAGAATTTAGTATCCAAAATTAAAGCAGCAAAAGAGATAATTTCAAAATCTATTACTATTGAACATGAAATTAATTCATTATTAGGAACCAAGAAAAAAGATGATTTAGCAAATTTAATACAGTATGTTGGAGCGAATGGGAAATATATTGCAATTACAAAATCGGTCAAAATATATTATCCATTAGATTATCTAAAAGGTGTTGAAATTGTGGATACTCCGGGCTTTAATGATCCTGTAGTTTCTCGTGAAGAAAGAACGAAAGATTTTTTAAGCAAAGCTGATGTGGTAGTAATGTTACTTTCTGCTGCAAGACCTTTTGATAGGAGTGATAAAGATATTATCTACAATAAGATTAGAACTATTGGAATGGGGAAAATTTTAATAGGTGTTAATAAGTACGATCTTAGTTATGAACAAGGCGAAACTCCAAATCAAATTATATCATATGTGAAAGCTGAATTGCTTAAAGCAAGCGAGGAATTTAAGAACAGTTTTATAGGAGAATTAGTAAATGAACATGCTCCATTATTGATTTCAACAAATATGGCTTTAATGTCTAAATTACCAATCTCAAGAATAACTCAAAATGAGAATTTGAAGCATTATTATGACAAGGCTCTTGGTGTTTTTGAAATATCATCTCAAGCAGAAATGTTTGAAAAGAGTTTAATGAAAGAATTTGAAAAAGCTGTTAAGGATATTATCTTAAAATCAAAAGATGAAATTTTATTAAACAAGGCTAAAAATCAAATTAAGGAGATTGGGTCGAATAGAAATGATGAACTCGTTAAGGAAATAGGGGAAGTTGCTAATGTCATAAAAATATTGGAAACACCAAATGAAGAATTACCTGAACTACAGAAATCTGCGCAAAAAGTAAAAAGAAGAATAAATCGAAAAATTGATAATTTAGAAGTTGATATAACTGAGATTTTATTGAAAAATATCAAAAAAGTAGCAAATGAAACAGAAGACTCATTGGCTGCTTCTAAAAAGAGATGTTACAGAATAATTGACGATGCAACTGCTTTTTCTTCTGAGGATGCAATTTATCATAAATTTAATGCTGAATTTGAAAGTTTAGATAGAAAAACAAAAAGAGATTTTGAGAATTTCAACGATGAAATTAATAGTAGTATAAAAAAAGAGATTAATAACTTTTTGTATGAAATTAAGGAAATAGTAGATGATTATGTAGAAGATTTTGATATTAAAGAGTATTTTGGAAAAATTAAAAAGGAACTATTACAAGATTTAGTTAGTATCCAAATAGTTGACTTGATAACTAAATACGATAATTTAACAGTGAAAGAAAGAGATTCGCTAATTAAAGAATTAGGAACAGCCGTTCTCATTGGAGCACTAGCAATTCCAATTATGGTAACTGATCTTTTTAATTTTAAATCAGATTTAAGAGAATTAGTTAGTGATAATTACTCATTATTTGATTTAGGCCGCATTAGCTTAAATGTTAAAGGAAATGGGGAAGAATTGATAAATAATGTAAAAAAAATGTTTTTGGATGATTTTATAAATCCTATTGAACAGCAAATAGATGATGTTATCAATAATACGACTAATAGAGAGAATGATTTGAAAATCAATAAAGAAAAATTAGAAAACTTAAAATCTGCTAAATCTTTAATTGAATCTCAAATTAAACAAATGAAAGAATTGGAAAGTTATCTTTAA
- a CDS encoding helix-turn-helix transcriptional regulator: protein MQENQTHLNSPQVYRTKILVELLKKNQSMPRDILIKEISVKENKNLSVRTIQRYVKTLNEDYGIVITLNKGNKHYYLDEEKSANIESFLSHIEILSTAELIKSSFNETNNALAFVEFENKASISSIPNFKVILEAIHQALPISFGHYSFYHLKEENYILKPYFLKQYQNRWYVIGETEKGYRTFGIDRLKDIIMGTKKFKQKTEEAIDKFRNVIGLNYVDHKMEKIQLSFHISQKPYIVSLPLHHSQKEINTDNEDTYDIELRIHPNFEFKQLVLKYGSLVRVIEPQWLAHEIKEELRRASENY from the coding sequence ATGCAAGAAAATCAAACACACCTGAATTCACCACAAGTGTATCGCACTAAAATCCTAGTTGAATTATTAAAAAAAAACCAATCAATGCCTCGTGACATTCTTATAAAAGAAATTTCTGTTAAGGAGAATAAGAATCTATCGGTACGAACAATACAACGATATGTAAAAACATTAAATGAAGATTATGGTATTGTTATTACACTTAATAAAGGTAATAAGCACTATTATTTAGACGAAGAAAAATCAGCTAATATTGAATCTTTTTTAAGTCATATTGAAATTCTATCAACAGCTGAACTAATTAAATCTAGCTTTAATGAAACAAATAACGCACTAGCTTTTGTTGAATTTGAAAACAAAGCTAGCATTTCTTCGATTCCAAATTTCAAAGTTATTTTGGAAGCTATCCATCAAGCACTACCCATTAGCTTTGGACATTATAGTTTTTATCACTTAAAAGAAGAAAATTATATACTGAAGCCTTATTTTTTAAAACAATACCAAAATCGCTGGTATGTTATTGGCGAAACTGAGAAAGGCTATCGCACTTTTGGAATTGATCGATTAAAAGACATTATAATGGGTACTAAAAAATTCAAGCAAAAAACAGAAGAAGCCATTGATAAATTTAGAAATGTAATTGGTCTTAATTATGTGGATCATAAAATGGAAAAGATACAACTGTCTTTCCACATTTCACAAAAACCATATATTGTCTCGCTACCTTTACATCATTCTCAAAAGGAAATCAACACCGATAACGAAGACACTTACGATATTGAATTACGTATTCATCCTAATTTTGAGTTTAAACAACTGGTGTTGAAATATGGGAGCTTGGTTAGGGTAATAGAACCGCAATGGCTGGCGCATGAAATCAAAGAAGAATTAAGGAGAGCCTCTGAAAATTATTGA
- a CDS encoding exonuclease domain-containing protein gives MDTFTAIDFETSTGYRNSICQVGLVRVENGTITKEINLLVQPPDNYYWNRFTGIHGISFIDTLHMPSFEMIWSEILPYIAEQNVVAHNGFGFDFPVLDTTLNYYTIPIPEYNKFCTYKIYKTNLANLCKQQRIPLNHHDALSDARACAELFLRSSNT, from the coding sequence ATGGACACTTTTACCGCAATAGATTTTGAAACCTCAACAGGTTATAGAAATAGCATTTGTCAAGTGGGTCTGGTAAGAGTTGAAAACGGAACTATTACCAAAGAAATTAATTTATTGGTACAGCCTCCCGATAATTATTATTGGAATCGTTTCACTGGCATACATGGAATTTCCTTTATCGATACCCTTCATATGCCTTCATTTGAGATGATATGGTCTGAAATTTTACCATATATCGCAGAACAAAATGTAGTGGCTCACAACGGATTTGGTTTCGATTTTCCAGTTTTGGATACAACACTTAACTACTACACTATTCCAATACCTGAATATAATAAATTTTGCACCTACAAAATTTACAAAACAAATTTAGCTAACTTGTGCAAGCAACAACGCATACCGTTGAATCATCACGATGCTTTGAGTGATGCAAGGGCATGTGCAGAACTATTTTTGAGGAGCTCCAATACCTAG
- a CDS encoding helix-turn-helix transcriptional regulator, with product MIRKLENEDIDTNFEYSVRTFERDKKDITELFGIIINYNRKDKTYTIDEEEIEDQSVTRMIDAFSIHHALQEGNKLSPSVFLEKRKSSRTEHIYGIIHAIQNQLLLKFTHKKHWESDYSVREVKPIAIKESHQRWYLVALDKKDDIVKTFGLDRITNLTVTDTKFKPISYNVEKEFQHAFGVETYSQAEKIVLQFSNQQGNYIKTFPLHESQQIIEEREDILLLEIYIHTTNDIIMELMKYGADVKVISPVRLQNEIKNRIAKMTNLYV from the coding sequence GTGATTCGCAAACTAGAAAATGAAGATATTGATACTAACTTTGAATATTCTGTACGAACATTTGAGCGTGACAAAAAAGATATTACTGAACTTTTTGGAATAATTATTAATTACAACCGAAAAGACAAAACCTACACTATTGACGAAGAGGAGATAGAAGATCAGTCGGTTACCCGAATGATAGATGCCTTTTCTATTCATCACGCTTTACAAGAAGGAAATAAATTATCTCCTAGTGTATTTTTGGAAAAACGAAAGTCATCCAGAACCGAACATATTTACGGTATAATACATGCCATTCAAAATCAGCTGCTCCTAAAGTTTACTCATAAAAAACATTGGGAAAGCGATTATTCAGTCCGTGAAGTAAAACCAATAGCAATAAAAGAATCTCATCAGCGCTGGTATTTGGTCGCCCTGGATAAAAAAGACGATATTGTAAAAACTTTTGGACTAGACCGAATAACAAACCTTACTGTTACAGATACCAAATTCAAACCGATCTCATATAATGTGGAAAAGGAATTCCAACATGCCTTTGGTGTAGAAACATATTCACAGGCAGAAAAGATAGTCTTACAGTTTTCAAATCAACAGGGAAACTATATTAAGACATTTCCTCTTCACGAATCCCAACAAATTATCGAAGAAAGAGAAGATATCTTACTCTTAGAAATCTATATTCATACCACTAATGATATTATAATGGAACTAATGAAATATGGAGCAGATGTAAAAGTTATCTCCCCTGTTCGACTTCAAAATGAAATCAAAAACAGAATTGCTAAAATGACAAATCTATACGTATAA